A portion of the Sphingobacterium spiritivorum genome contains these proteins:
- the atpE gene encoding ATP synthase F0 subunit C, with amino-acid sequence MIPNLVGAGLIVIGAGLGLGKIGGSAMEAIARQPEAASKIQTAMIIIGALVEGLAFGALILGR; translated from the coding sequence ATGATTCCAAATTTAGTAGGTGCAGGTTTAATCGTTATCGGTGCAGGTCTAGGACTAGGTAAAATCGGTGGTTCCGCAATGGAAGCTATCGCTCGTCAGCCAGAAGCAGCATCAAAAATTCAAACTGCAATGATCATCATTGGTGCCCTAGTAGAAGGTTTAGCATTCGGTGCTTTAATCTTAGGTAGATAA
- the atpB gene encoding F0F1 ATP synthase subunit A — MESLRRTLLIFTAVLFTFNPFLAGASEGGDEPKSQSEEIKEYSEHHLQDDYYFSLFTDKKADKVYGFPLPVILIDNGLKVFSSAAFDHGHAVVEKDGQYYKLFHNKIYKTDAAGTLTMDEKHHPTNAKPLDFSITKNVVGLLLATLLLFWGFLSLAKTYKKGANTLPKGVGRVLEPLVLYVRDEMAMPNIGARYKEFMPYLLSVFFLIFLLNLLGLTPLGFNVTGNITVTLCLALFTFFIILFKANKNYWKHIFWMPGVPVPFKIVLAPIELLGMFTKPFSLMLRLFANITAGHSVVMGLIAIVYLFQTQLTVGGSIGVSMLLTLILMLLELLVAFLQAFIFTMLSSLFIGMAVEEHHDHH, encoded by the coding sequence ATGGAGAGTCTAAGGAGAACGCTTCTTATTTTTACAGCAGTATTATTCACATTCAACCCTTTCCTGGCGGGAGCTAGTGAAGGAGGAGATGAGCCAAAGTCGCAATCTGAAGAGATCAAAGAATACAGTGAGCACCATTTACAGGATGATTATTATTTTTCTTTGTTTACAGATAAAAAAGCGGATAAGGTATATGGTTTTCCACTTCCGGTTATCCTAATCGATAACGGATTAAAAGTTTTCTCTTCCGCTGCATTTGATCACGGTCATGCAGTAGTTGAAAAAGATGGTCAGTATTATAAACTTTTTCACAACAAGATCTACAAGACAGACGCTGCAGGAACATTGACGATGGATGAAAAACATCATCCGACCAATGCTAAACCTTTAGACTTTTCAATTACGAAAAATGTCGTAGGTCTGTTGTTAGCAACACTTCTGTTGTTCTGGGGATTTTTGAGTCTGGCTAAAACATACAAAAAAGGAGCAAATACACTTCCAAAAGGAGTAGGACGTGTGTTGGAGCCACTAGTATTATATGTACGTGATGAAATGGCTATGCCTAATATCGGTGCACGCTACAAAGAGTTTATGCCTTACCTGTTATCTGTGTTCTTCCTGATTTTTCTGTTGAACTTGTTGGGATTGACACCATTAGGTTTTAATGTGACGGGTAACATTACAGTAACATTATGTCTGGCCTTATTTACCTTCTTTATCATTCTTTTCAAAGCAAATAAAAACTACTGGAAGCATATTTTCTGGATGCCGGGTGTACCAGTTCCGTTTAAAATAGTTTTGGCACCTATCGAGTTACTGGGTATGTTTACCAAGCCATTCTCTCTGATGCTGCGTTTATTTGCAAATATTACTGCAGGACACTCTGTTGTAATGGGGTTGATTGCAATTGTTTATTTGTTTCAAACCCAACTGACGGTAGGAGGTAGTATTGGTGTCTCTATGTTACTGACACTTATTCTAATGCTTTTGGAGTTATTAGTCGCATTCCTTCAGGCATTTATTTTTACCATGTTGTCTTCACTGTTCATAGGTATGGCAGTAGAGGAACACCATGACCATCATTAA
- a CDS encoding AtpZ/AtpI family protein: MEKKSGPSKWMMFIAMPSQMGITVYLFYMLGTWLDKKYGWENEVAMKVSTFIGVIVSIYYFIKQANRLSKND; encoded by the coding sequence ATGGAAAAGAAAAGTGGTCCCAGCAAATGGATGATGTTTATTGCTATGCCTTCTCAGATGGGGATCACTGTTTACCTGTTTTACATGTTGGGTACCTGGCTGGACAAAAAATACGGTTGGGAGAATGAGGTAGCTATGAAGGTGTCCACATTTATAGGTGTAATTGTATCCATCTATTATTTTATAAAACAAGCAAATCGATTGAGTAAGAATGACTAA
- a CDS encoding helix-turn-helix domain-containing protein: MSELPLDKQNTAFMQAVAFVNQTNQNLFLTGKAGTGKTTFLRYINKHSYKKMAITAPTGVAAMNAGGTTLHALFWLPFGVFLEDYEMNWSAEDNNIYNKSRLFSTIKLTKQRRAILQELELLVIDEVSMVRSDTLDAIDVILKSVRRDQRPFGGVQVLFIGDLYQLPPVVRDFEWSVLRGTYSSPFFFDAKVMREYPPVMLELNHIYRQKDDSFINLLNNIRNNQVSKDDLEQLNVHYKADFEPASSDQYITLTSHNRLADTINQEELVRLPGKMLNIKAVIKDEFQQGSYPTDETLTLKIGAQVMFIKNDTGDDRKYFNGKIGTVKEINLDKQYVVVSFPDGSDDVMVKREIWENIRYNYDKGQDEINSEVLGTFSQYPLRLAWAITIHKSQGLTFERAIIDAGTSFAAGQVYVALSRLTGLEGLILKSPIPAHSIRTDFQVVSFMQRMLPEGELPAVLEQCQKNYLGQILLNSFRWTALIDETVALQTSLADRNIDDKAGAEHYFVQLVADLRKQEKVAHSFINQLYTLLSDKSSLDYTRICERTKSAVQWFQSKIDDELIKPTFAHINAWKIKKRTKKYIDELSSLHLDYKRKLDQLLHCLTIAETLMSDGNIGEAVTQMEKFEKSKDDQVKTATEDTETKDLTKLDTKQITLEMYQDGHSIEEIAQKRGMVAGTIYGHLIHFIGEGVEAHELIEQDKLDLIIEVIRKHPDASASELKSILGPSIDYPDIRIGQKVLSVD, from the coding sequence AGCTTTCGTCAATCAAACGAACCAAAATCTTTTCCTGACAGGAAAGGCTGGTACGGGAAAGACGACATTTCTACGGTATATCAACAAGCATTCGTATAAGAAGATGGCTATTACTGCGCCAACGGGAGTTGCGGCGATGAATGCCGGAGGTACGACGCTGCATGCGCTATTCTGGTTACCGTTCGGAGTATTTCTGGAGGATTATGAGATGAACTGGAGTGCAGAGGATAATAATATTTATAATAAAAGCCGTCTGTTCAGTACGATAAAACTTACCAAACAGAGAAGAGCTATTCTGCAGGAGCTGGAGCTGTTGGTGATTGACGAAGTGTCGATGGTGCGTAGTGACACCCTGGATGCCATAGATGTAATATTGAAGTCTGTGAGACGTGATCAGCGTCCTTTTGGTGGCGTGCAGGTACTGTTTATCGGGGACTTATACCAGTTGCCTCCGGTGGTCCGTGATTTTGAATGGTCGGTTTTGAGAGGTACGTATTCCAGTCCGTTCTTTTTTGATGCCAAAGTAATGCGTGAATATCCGCCTGTTATGCTGGAGCTTAATCATATTTACAGACAAAAGGATGATTCGTTTATTAATTTGCTGAATAATATCCGAAATAATCAGGTGTCCAAAGATGATCTGGAACAACTGAATGTGCATTATAAAGCTGATTTTGAGCCTGCTTCTTCTGATCAATATATTACACTGACTTCTCACAACCGGCTTGCTGATACGATCAATCAGGAGGAATTGGTGCGGCTGCCTGGTAAGATGCTCAATATAAAAGCTGTTATCAAGGATGAATTTCAGCAGGGATCGTATCCTACAGATGAGACACTGACTCTGAAAATAGGTGCGCAGGTCATGTTTATTAAAAATGATACAGGTGATGACCGTAAATATTTCAACGGAAAAATCGGTACTGTCAAAGAAATCAATCTGGATAAACAATACGTGGTGGTTTCATTCCCGGATGGCTCTGATGATGTAATGGTCAAAAGAGAAATATGGGAAAATATACGGTATAATTACGATAAGGGTCAGGACGAGATCAATTCTGAAGTACTGGGTACATTTTCTCAATATCCGTTGCGTCTGGCCTGGGCAATTACGATTCACAAGAGTCAGGGCCTGACATTTGAGAGAGCTATTATTGATGCAGGTACTTCATTTGCTGCGGGACAGGTATACGTTGCACTCAGCAGGCTGACAGGTCTGGAAGGTTTGATACTCAAATCTCCAATTCCTGCACATTCCATTCGTACAGATTTTCAGGTTGTATCGTTTATGCAACGTATGCTTCCGGAGGGAGAACTGCCGGCTGTTCTTGAACAGTGTCAGAAAAATTATCTTGGTCAGATATTACTTAACAGTTTTCGCTGGACTGCATTGATTGATGAGACTGTAGCGTTACAAACTTCTCTGGCCGACCGGAATATAGATGATAAAGCAGGAGCAGAACATTATTTTGTTCAGTTGGTGGCTGATCTGCGAAAACAAGAGAAAGTGGCGCATTCATTTATCAATCAACTCTATACGTTGCTTAGTGATAAGTCCAGTCTGGATTATACGCGTATATGCGAGCGTACAAAATCTGCCGTGCAATGGTTTCAGTCTAAAATTGATGATGAATTAATTAAACCCACGTTTGCACATATCAATGCCTGGAAAATCAAGAAAAGGACAAAGAAGTATATTGATGAACTGAGCAGTCTGCATCTTGATTATAAACGTAAACTTGATCAGCTGTTACATTGTCTTACGATTGCGGAGACGCTCATGAGTGACGGAAATATCGGAGAGGCTGTCACGCAGATGGAGAAATTTGAAAAATCCAAAGATGACCAGGTTAAGACGGCTACAGAAGACACAGAAACAAAAGACCTGACCAAATTAGATACAAAACAGATCACATTGGAAATGTATCAGGACGGACATTCTATAGAAGAGATAGCTCAGAAAAGAGGTATGGTTGCCGGAACAATATATGGTCATCTGATTCATTTTATAGGGGAGGGCGTCGAGGCACATGAGCTTATCGAACAGGATAAACTGGATTTAATCATTGAAGTAATCCGTAAACATCCGGATGCTTCAGCTTCCGAACTAAAGAGTATTTTAGGCCCTTCAATAGATTATCCTGATATCCGTATCGGACAAAAAGTGTTAAGTGTAGATTAA